In Trichomycterus rosablanca isolate fTriRos1 chromosome 20, fTriRos1.hap1, whole genome shotgun sequence, one DNA window encodes the following:
- the trmt9b gene encoding probable tRNA methyltransferase 9B, giving the protein MDEAASQLEREHVHSVYERIAPFFNDSRYKAWPRVRQFLLEQDPGSIVADVGCGNGKYLHINKSIFKLGCDVCHPLVDSAWSRGHEVQLCNGLRLPYRDGCFDAMLSIAVIHHMSTKERRIRALKEMARTLRVGGRVMIYVWAMEQKRRKFEKQDVFVPWNANPPSSSGRTRQWGSGSHSVSDAPESLDKHRNTKSTSSVVDDQDLVSPGQQRKQKLWFFSRSLDSVLDLSSLTVSRSSSSAFCSPSDETEVRNQALSTRGRGLIRQVSSFFSLSSRTSLDEDVFVPDLHDQGHKPGHSSNVNETVSVSLVQDCSSVALPDLVSRQSNDGNVGEEDRGETEQENTVSVQEQDGCSEEKSNESCLRYYHVFREGELTQLIKEHVEELHVLHTCLDHSNWCVVAEKVHVWRV; this is encoded by the exons ATGGATGAGGCTGCGAGCCAGCTGGAGAGAGAGCATGTTCACAGTGTGTACGAGAGGATTGCGCCCTTCTTTAACGACAGTCGCTATAAGGCTTGGCCAAGAGTCAGACAGTTCCTGCTGGAGCAAGATCCAGGCAGCATCGTGGCTGATGTGG GATGCGGCAATGGTAAATACCTGCACATCAATAAAAGCATCTTCAAGCTGGGCTGTGACGTGTGCCACCCACTGGTGGACTCAGCCTGGAGTCGGGGTCATGAGGTACAGCTGTGCAACGGCTTGCGGTTACCCTACAGAGACGGCTGCTTTGATGCCATGCTCTCCATCGCAG TTATCCATCACATGTCTACCAAAGAACGTCGCATCCGGGCACTTAAAGAAATGGCGCGCACTCTGCGGGTCGGAGGCCGGGTCATGATCTATGTGTGGGCTATGGAACAAAAGAGACGCAAGTTTGAGAAGCAGGATGTCTTCGTGCCCTGGAACGCGAACCCTCCTTCGTCCTCTGGAAGAACCAGGCAATGGGGCAGTGGAAGTCATAGTGTTAGTGATGCGCCCGAATCCTTGGACAAGCACAGAAACACAAAAAGCACATCCTCAGTGGTGGATGACCAGGATCTAGTCAGTCCGGGACAGCAGAGGAAGCAGAAGCTTTGGTTTTTTTCTCGCTCTCTGGATTCTGTGCTGGATCTGAGCAGCCTGACCGTCTCTCGCTCTTCCTCCAGCGCGTTCTGCAGCCCGTCTGATGAAACTGAAGTACGAAATCAAGCTCTAAGCACAAGAGGTCGAGGTCTGATTAGACAAGTGTCCAGTTTTTTCTCCTTGTCCTCCAGGACCAGCTTAGACGAGGACGTCTTTGTTCCAGACCTGCACGACCAAGGCCATAAACCAGGTCATTCCAGTAACGTCAATGAGACGGTCTCTGTGTCGCTAGTGCAGGACTGTTCATCAGTGGCGTTACCTGATTTGGTGTCTCGCCAAAGTAATGATGGAAATGTCGGGGAGGAGGACAGAGGAGAGACAGAACAGGAAAATACCGTGTCTGTTCAAGAGCAGGACGGGTGTAGTGAAGAGAAGTCGAACGAGTCGTGTCTGCGCTACTATCACGTCTTCAGGGAAGGTGAGTTGACACAACTGATCAAGGAACATGTGGAAGAACTTCACGTTCTGCACACCTGCTTAGATCATTCCAACTGGTGCGTAGTGGCCGAGAAGGTCCATGTTTGGAGAGTGTGa